Part of the Caulifigura coniformis genome, GCAGGCAGGAAGTCGGTCGCGGAATGCGACTGTCGGTCAACCAGCGGGGAGACCGCATGGACGACCTGGCCACCGTTCACCAGATCAACGTCCTGACGGTGGTCGCCAGTGAGAGCTACAAGGAGTTCGTCGGAGCGCTCCAGAAGGACATCAGCGAATCGCTGTCGGCCCGGCCAAGAAAGGCAGACGAAGAGTTTTTCACCGGCAAGGTGCTGAAGACGCCGACTGGCGACGTCGCCGTCACTCCCCAGATGGCCAAGCAGCTCTACAAGTATCTGCTCAAGAACGACTACACGGACGATGGGGACCGGATCACGCAGCTCTATCACGACGCCAAGAAGAACGAAGAGCTGGCGCCATTGCCGCCGGACCTGGCCCCGCACGCGGCGCAGGTCTTCTCGCTAATTGACAGCGTCTTCAGTGAAGCCCAGTTGCCGGAAATCGGCGATGACCGGAAAGACAAGCCGAATCCGCTCAGCTCCAATTTCCACAAGAAAGAGTTTCAGGAACTGTGGAGCCGCATCAATCGCAAGGCGGCGTACACGGTGCATTTCGAGACGCCGGAACTCATTCGGAAGTGTGTTGTCACGCTCGACAAGGAACTGAACGTCGCTCCGCTTCAGTACACCATCCAAAGAGGGGAGCAGGCGGATGAGACGACCTTTGAATCATTGCAGGAAGGGGAGGCGTTCGAGCTGAAGGAGACAGCCAGCGGCTCGCTCAAAGCCTCGGTTCACTCTGCCGTGAAGTACGACCTCATCGGCAAGCTGGCCGAGGAGACGAAGCTGACCCGGCGGACGATCGCCGAAATCCTCCAGGGCGTCACCAAAGCGACGTTCGGCCAGTACCGAATCAATCCCGAGGATTTTCTGCAGAAGGCCGCCCGGTTGATCAACGAGCAGAAGGCAACAGTCATCGTCGAACATTTGACCTACGACATGATCGACGAACGGCACGACAGCGACATTTTCACCCGCGAGAAGCTCAAGGAAGATTTCAGCAAAGCGATCAAGGCGGACCGCCACATCTATGACTACGTCTTCACCGATTCCAAGAACGAGCGGGAGTTTGTTCGGGAACTCGACACGAGCGTGGAGGTCGTCGTCTACGCCAAGTTGCCGAAGAGCTTCACGATCCCGACGCCGGTGGGCCACTACAACCCGGACTGGGCCATCGCTTTTCAGGAAGGAGTGGTGAAGCACGTCTATTTCATCGCCGAGACGAAGGGCTCGATGTCGTCGATGGAGTTGCGGAAGATCGAGGAATGCAAGATCGACTGCGCCCGCAAGTTCTTCCGCAAGATCACGTCGGACCAGGTGAAGTACGACGTGGTCAACAGCTACGGGAAGCTGATGGAACTGGTGAAGTAGGGGCCGCGACAGACCGATTGCCTTGCTTGTCGCGCGTCAAATCAGAATCCGTTCCACTTCATCGAGAGACAGTTCGTCGCTCGTGCGGTCGTAGAGTTTTGTCGTGCGGGGTGACTCGTGTCCTGCGATCAGCTGCGCCTTTTCGATGGTGCCGCCATTTTCGAGATACGCCGTAATGCCGGTGGCTCGAAATGTGTGACAGCACAGCCGCTCTGACAAACCTGCCGCCTGCACCCGTCGCTTCACAATGCGGAGCGCGTCCTGCCGGGTGAGAGGGCGTTCAGACAGAAAACCCGAACGTCCGATTGCCGTGCGGAAGAGGGGGCCCTGCGAATCGTCGGCCTGGCCTCCGGCTTCCAGATACGCATCGAGATCATCCACGACTTTATGGTGGGCCGGGACTTCGAGGAACTTGCCTCCCTTTTCATGCAGTCGAATCCAGGAGCGTTTGCCGATGTGGTAGTAGTCTTCGACCTTCAGGGCCGTGACGGCGCTCACTCGGGCGAACGTGAAAATCATCAAGCTGATCAGAGCCCGGTCCCGGAGGCCGACGGCCGTCGAGCAGTCGATGCTGTCGAGGAGCTGCCGAGCCTCTTCGGCACTGAGGACCGGAGTCTTGCCCCGTTTCACGACATACTTCGGGCCCCGGACGGACGCCGCGGGATTCGATGCAACAACCTGGCCGGTGACGAGCCAGTCGAAGCACATTCGAATGGCGGCCAAGTGCTGCTTCACCGTTGGCGGAGAATAGATCGTCATCAGGTACTCGACATACGCCGCCACCTGGATCGGTTCGATCTGTTCGAGAGACGCATTCCGATCGCCCGTCCACGCCAGAAAATCAACCAGCGCCCGGTGGTAGGCGTCGCGAGTATTTCGGTTTCGGATCTGGGCGGTGAAGAACTCCAGGAACCGGCGCGTCGCCTTCTGCCCGGCGTCAACAATCAGAGAGGGCAATTGAAGGCCGCCTCTTCGGGACGTCGGAAGAACAGCATTTGAGGAACGGCGGTCAGCGGTCATTCAGCAGTCAGAAACGTGATCCATAACGTCCTTTATGGATCGCATGAAATCGCTCCCTGACGCCAGCCAGCATCGACACGGCTCGACAACAGTTCACGGTGGTCCGGAGCCACCCCGCGGCATTTCCTGACGGGCGCGACTATTGACGAGCGGAACAGGAAGGAGGCTCGATGGCGTGCAGCAAAGCGAACCTCCTCAAATAGCAGCCGCCATTTCGACGGATACAATCTCCTGCGGCTCGATGACAACATCGGCCGGGGTTTGTTGCAACTGCGACAGAATCGAAGTCGAGACTTTCTGGATCTGCTCCAAGGACTGCTGAAGCAATTCCTTGTCACCGTTGTAGAGCCGGATGTAGTCGCTCGACCGCGTCCGGCTGTCGACCCCACTGGCATGGCAGACCACAAACGCGACGGCTTCCGCTTCCGTCTCGCGGATCGTCTTCGTCGTCTCTTTCCGGCGTTCGCCGCGATGAAGCAACTCGTGAGCCAGCTCATGGGCCAGAACGGAGAATGTCTCTGCCTGAGACAATGACGGTAGAACCCGGATCCGTCCCCCTTCGGAGACTCCGAGCGCGCCATTGTCGATCCCCTCGTAGCTCAGACTGATGCCGTGGCCATGGATCACGGCC contains:
- a CDS encoding tyrosine-type recombinase/integrase → MPSLIVDAGQKATRRFLEFFTAQIRNRNTRDAYHRALVDFLAWTGDRNASLEQIEPIQVAAYVEYLMTIYSPPTVKQHLAAIRMCFDWLVTGQVVASNPAASVRGPKYVVKRGKTPVLSAEEARQLLDSIDCSTAVGLRDRALISLMIFTFARVSAVTALKVEDYYHIGKRSWIRLHEKGGKFLEVPAHHKVVDDLDAYLEAGGQADDSQGPLFRTAIGRSGFLSERPLTRQDALRIVKRRVQAAGLSERLCCHTFRATGITAYLENGGTIEKAQLIAGHESPRTTKLYDRTSDELSLDEVERILI